The following is a genomic window from Verrucomicrobiota bacterium.
TGATCAACATGACGATCGCACTGGCCCGCGCGTTGGGGCCCAAGGTGCGCGTCAACGCCGTCGCCCCCGGATTCATCGCCGGGGAGTGGCTGCAACGAGGGCTTGCCGACCATTACGATTCCGCCAAAGCCGCGAGGGAACGATCCGCGGCACTCGGCAAGGTCTGTGAGCCATCGGACATCGCCGCCGCCATTCTTTCGCTCATCTCAGCAGATCTCGTCACCGGGCAGACGCTCGTCGTGGACGGCGGCGGGCTGGTCGGCACGAAGGGGCGCTGGCCTTGATCGCCCGATCAGGATTTCCTCGGGGCGCGAGAGACGGATGAAGTCAGTTCCAACCGGGGCGCGTGAAGGGCGGAGAGTGGATTCACGGCGAACGCCCCGGTTTCGAGTTGCTCCAGCCAGTGCCTCGCCATGTCGCGCACCTGGGACAACGCGAGCGAGTCATGAGTCGCCGGATACGCCTCGAAGTTCGTGAGCGCCAGCCGGAGCAGCGCCGCGGCGGGTTGCAGTCGCGGCCGGGCGTCACTGTGCTTTTGCATGTGCACGAAGGCGCCCGCGAACTGAATCAGCCCCTTGTAAAACGGCCCGTTGGGTCCGTGGCGGTCGGCAAGCCAGAG
Proteins encoded in this region:
- a CDS encoding DUF309 domain-containing protein, with the translated sequence MSKKSPRIAALIEDCRGRDLDPHYLGYFECFNRGLYYEAHDVLEELWLADRHGPNGPFYKGLIQFAGAFVHMQKHSDARPRLQPAAALLRLALTNFEAYPATHDSLALSQVRDMARHWLEQLETGAFAVNPLSALHAPRLELTSSVSRAPRKS